From Weissella confusa, a single genomic window includes:
- a CDS encoding peptide ABC transporter substrate-binding protein encodes MNKLVKTSVLLSTAVILGSAVAPLAANAATYKTINWTETADLGTADPSKATAAVDFDALQATGDGLYRNGKDNKPELALAESVQKSDDGLTYTFKLRPNLKWANGEPITAQDFVYGWQRTNDPKTASQYAYLFSGIKGADDIQSGKDKNLSDLGVKAVDDTTLEVTLEKPMPQLESVLTMAPFYPQNQKFVEKVGSKYGTAAKYTLSSGPYVLKGWTGSNNKYSLVKNKNYWDAKAVKTPEVVIQTVKDQNTGYNLYKAGKVDYTNLSSDQVRASAKRKDYKVIPMASTFYLEFNEKKVAALKNVKIRQALSYAIDRKTLSNKILKGNATPATTLTAKNLAKDPNTGKDFAESAAAKGAIAYDKTKAKKLFAEGLKEEGKKKLSLQLLTDDTDKAKNTAQFLQSQLQNLSGLKVSIKTVPFKQRLALSEDKNFDLVISAWGADYGDPSTFLDLYTSDSSFNNGSWSNADYDNAEKAAKTTDVNDEAKRFDDYKTAEQIIEKEVGVAPLYYQSYATLYRQSVKGVVSNPTGAPFDWKWAYKK; translated from the coding sequence ATGAATAAATTGGTAAAGACATCAGTGCTACTCTCAACCGCAGTAATTTTGGGATCAGCAGTTGCGCCATTGGCAGCAAACGCAGCAACGTATAAGACGATCAACTGGACAGAAACGGCTGACTTGGGAACCGCAGACCCATCAAAGGCAACCGCAGCAGTTGACTTCGATGCATTGCAGGCGACGGGTGACGGACTATACCGTAACGGTAAGGACAACAAGCCAGAGTTGGCATTGGCAGAATCAGTCCAAAAGTCAGATGATGGTTTGACGTATACATTTAAGTTGCGTCCGAACTTGAAGTGGGCCAACGGTGAGCCAATCACGGCACAAGATTTTGTGTACGGTTGGCAACGTACGAATGACCCAAAGACAGCTTCACAATATGCTTACTTGTTCTCAGGTATCAAGGGTGCCGATGACATCCAATCAGGTAAGGACAAGAACTTGAGCGACTTGGGTGTAAAGGCCGTTGATGACACAACGCTTGAAGTGACACTTGAAAAGCCAATGCCACAACTTGAGTCAGTGTTGACGATGGCGCCATTCTACCCACAAAACCAAAAGTTTGTGGAGAAGGTTGGTAGCAAGTATGGTACGGCTGCTAAGTACACGTTGTCTTCAGGACCATACGTTTTGAAGGGCTGGACTGGTTCAAACAACAAGTATTCATTGGTTAAGAACAAGAACTACTGGGATGCTAAGGCTGTGAAGACGCCAGAAGTTGTCATCCAAACAGTTAAGGACCAAAACACGGGTTACAACTTGTACAAGGCTGGTAAGGTCGACTACACGAACTTGTCATCTGACCAAGTGCGCGCATCAGCAAAGCGTAAGGATTACAAGGTTATCCCAATGGCTTCAACGTTCTACTTGGAGTTCAACGAGAAGAAGGTTGCCGCTTTGAAGAACGTTAAGATTCGACAAGCGTTGTCATACGCAATCGATCGTAAGACGTTGTCTAATAAGATTTTGAAGGGTAACGCAACGCCAGCAACCACGTTGACGGCTAAGAACCTAGCTAAGGATCCAAACACTGGTAAGGACTTTGCTGAGTCAGCTGCAGCTAAGGGTGCAATTGCTTACGATAAGACGAAGGCAAAGAAGTTGTTCGCCGAAGGTTTGAAGGAAGAGGGCAAGAAGAAGCTAAGCTTGCAATTGTTGACTGACGACACGGACAAGGCTAAGAACACGGCACAATTCTTGCAATCACAATTGCAAAACTTGTCAGGTTTGAAGGTCTCAATCAAGACGGTGCCATTCAAGCAACGTTTGGCTTTGTCAGAGGATAAGAACTTCGATTTGGTTATCTCAGCATGGGGTGCTGATTACGGTGATCCATCAACGTTCTTGGACTTGTACACGTCTGATTCATCATTCAACAACGGTAGCTGGTCAAATGCCGACTACGACAATGCTGAAAAGGCTGCCAAGACAACTGATGTAAACGATGAAGCAAAGCGCTTCGATGATTACAAGACGGCTGAGCAAATCATTGAGAAGGAAGTCGGTGTCGCACCACTTTACTACCAATCATATGCAACGTTGTACCGTCAATCAGTTAAGGGTGTTGTATCAAACCCAACTGGTGCACCATTCGACTGGAAGTGGGCATACAAGAAGTAA
- a CDS encoding TIGR01457 family HAD-type hydrolase, with the protein MTYAGYFIDLDGTIYQGTKQFPAGKRFIERLAASDSQYLFVTNNSTKTPAEVAENLTKNHDIPTTADQVYTSAMATADYLATLPNVKRVLMIGEIGLRTALEAKGFELVSEAPADAVAIGLDREINYEKLVQATLAIQNGAAFVATNVDTNLPNERGMLPGAGTLVAALRTAVQKEPVVVGKPETIIMNGALELTGLTADQVVMVGDNYNTDIRAGLNAGIDTLLVYTGVSTKEQVAQEAQQPTHEVDSLDDWTI; encoded by the coding sequence ATGACTTACGCAGGATATTTTATTGACTTAGATGGCACTATTTACCAAGGAACCAAGCAGTTTCCAGCTGGTAAGCGTTTCATCGAGCGCCTTGCTGCGTCTGATTCGCAATATTTGTTTGTCACGAATAATTCAACGAAGACACCAGCCGAAGTTGCTGAAAATCTAACGAAGAATCACGACATCCCAACGACGGCCGACCAAGTCTACACAAGTGCAATGGCAACCGCCGACTACTTGGCAACGTTGCCAAATGTGAAGCGTGTCTTGATGATTGGTGAAATTGGGTTGCGTACGGCCTTGGAAGCTAAGGGTTTTGAGCTGGTTAGCGAAGCGCCAGCTGATGCCGTTGCGATTGGGTTGGACCGTGAAATCAACTATGAAAAGTTGGTCCAAGCAACGTTGGCCATTCAAAATGGGGCCGCTTTTGTTGCGACGAACGTTGATACGAACTTGCCTAATGAACGTGGAATGTTGCCAGGTGCTGGTACGTTGGTTGCCGCGTTGCGTACGGCTGTTCAAAAGGAGCCGGTAGTTGTTGGAAAGCCAGAAACCATTATCATGAATGGTGCTTTGGAACTAACGGGACTAACGGCAGATCAAGTTGTGATGGTTGGTGACAACTACAACACGGATATTCGTGCCGGTTTGAATGCTGGCATCGATACGTTGTTGGTTTACACCGGTGTTTCTACAAAGGAACAAGTTGCTCAAGAAGCACAACAACCAACTCATGAAGTCGATTCATTAGATGATTGGACAATTTAA
- a CDS encoding YutD family protein, with translation MDRERMKELAEEQFMKRQEATTITAGEDNIIFINERSYRLVEDYREAYNQQKMAARFSDFLEKYDFLVGDIAADQLRLRGFYKDGTAGIARSNQISALQDYLYEEVNFGAPYFVLENLEPHDVPEAEEEPNTAHRKRRRQRRSTGNGGTNPNGGHHKPKPKTAAIAETTKPAPGNGKAKHVKERANTVETKGRKKRRRFQIRERQTTTEKG, from the coding sequence ATGGATCGCGAACGCATGAAAGAACTTGCTGAAGAGCAATTTATGAAGCGACAAGAAGCCACGACAATTACGGCCGGTGAAGATAATATTATTTTCATTAATGAACGTAGTTACCGTTTGGTCGAAGATTATCGTGAAGCATACAATCAGCAAAAAATGGCGGCACGATTTAGCGACTTCCTAGAAAAGTATGATTTTCTGGTTGGTGACATCGCGGCTGATCAGCTACGTTTGCGTGGCTTTTACAAGGATGGCACGGCCGGTATTGCCCGTAGCAATCAAATTTCTGCACTACAAGATTACTTATATGAAGAAGTAAACTTTGGTGCACCATACTTTGTGCTTGAAAACCTTGAGCCACATGATGTACCTGAAGCTGAAGAAGAGCCGAATACGGCGCACCGCAAGCGTCGTCGTCAACGTCGTTCAACTGGCAATGGCGGTACTAACCCAAATGGTGGTCACCACAAGCCAAAGCCAAAGACGGCAGCGATTGCTGAGACAACTAAGCCAGCGCCAGGTAACGGCAAGGCTAAGCATGTAAAGGAACGCGCGAACACGGTTGAAACGAAGGGGCGTAAGAAGCGTCGTCGTTTCCAAATCCGTGAACGCCAAACAACGACTGAAAAGGGATAA
- a CDS encoding bifunctional UDP-sugar hydrolase/5'-nucleotidase, giving the protein MQDNISILHTNDIHSHLEHWPQIRRYLQTQKRHLIREGRSVLTFDIGDALDRQHPLTEATMGQANVALLNEIGYDAVTIGNNEGLGLAHDDMNHLYDHANFPVVLGNITDRQTGEVPDWAVTHKIITTPKGTRVGVLGLTAPFILTFPLLGWMPEKVTDALDRLVPELTDQVDFIVLLSHLGLPTDRYLATHYPDLNVIIGAHTHHLLANGEQHGDTMLAAAGRYGDHIGRIDLTIEDRHISAVQATTVVTDDLPTLPEDLVEIAGYQTSGEQQLAKRVVAELPTTYTNGIQGEHRLIDLGLAALKERTHTDIAMLSTGLFLTDLPAGIVTANDLHALLPHAVHPMRSTLKGRDLWRLAHEVEKNRNFLRPNRLRGMGFRGDTWGEVVWSGLRIDSDGDVFIHDQPIDLDATYTIGALDHYMFIPYFPTLEIAGQNVMSYDTVIREDFAAYLAETFLPNKEEN; this is encoded by the coding sequence ATGCAGGATAATATTTCAATTTTGCATACGAACGACATCCACTCGCATTTGGAGCACTGGCCACAAATCCGACGTTATTTGCAAACACAAAAGCGTCATTTGATTCGTGAAGGTCGCAGTGTGTTGACCTTCGATATTGGGGATGCATTAGACCGTCAACACCCGCTAACGGAAGCGACGATGGGGCAAGCCAATGTCGCTTTGTTAAATGAAATTGGTTATGACGCAGTCACGATTGGTAATAATGAAGGACTGGGCTTGGCACATGATGATATGAACCATCTTTATGACCATGCCAATTTCCCAGTTGTGCTCGGTAATATTACGGACCGCCAGACTGGTGAAGTACCAGACTGGGCGGTGACGCATAAAATCATTACAACACCTAAGGGCACACGTGTTGGGGTGCTTGGTTTGACGGCACCATTCATTTTGACGTTCCCATTGTTGGGCTGGATGCCTGAAAAGGTGACGGATGCACTTGATCGACTTGTGCCAGAACTAACTGACCAAGTTGATTTTATTGTGTTGCTCTCACACCTAGGTTTGCCAACTGATCGTTATTTGGCAACGCATTATCCTGATTTAAACGTCATCATTGGCGCACACACGCACCACTTGTTGGCGAATGGTGAGCAGCATGGTGACACTATGCTAGCTGCTGCGGGTCGTTATGGTGACCATATTGGTCGCATCGATTTAACGATTGAAGATAGACATATTTCAGCCGTGCAGGCCACGACAGTCGTGACGGATGATTTGCCAACGTTGCCAGAAGATCTCGTCGAAATTGCAGGTTATCAAACGAGTGGTGAACAACAGCTCGCTAAGCGTGTGGTTGCTGAATTACCAACCACTTACACGAATGGTATTCAGGGTGAACATCGCTTGATTGACCTCGGCCTAGCAGCATTGAAGGAACGCACGCACACGGATATTGCGATGCTTTCAACGGGCTTGTTTTTGACGGACTTGCCAGCCGGTATCGTAACGGCCAATGATTTGCATGCGTTGCTACCACACGCAGTGCACCCAATGCGTTCAACGTTGAAGGGACGCGATTTGTGGCGCTTGGCACATGAAGTTGAGAAGAACCGCAACTTCCTTCGACCTAACCGGCTACGAGGCATGGGCTTCCGTGGCGATACGTGGGGCGAGGTGGTTTGGTCTGGCTTGCGAATTGATTCGGATGGGGATGTGTTTATTCACGACCAGCCGATTGATTTAGACGCAACGTATACCATTGGCGCACTGGATCATTACATGTTTATTCCGTACTTCCCAACTTTGGAAATAGCGGGACAGAACGTGATGTCATATGATACAGTAATTCGAGAGGACTTTGCGGCATATCTTGCCGAAACGTTTTTACCAAATAAAGAAGAAAATTAA
- a CDS encoding metallophosphoesterase family protein: MEFFTSDTHFFHEELLQSNNFAPRPFDFLADEHPAMIKAWNDRVGETDTVYHLGDIAMVNHVRPARKGHEMIAEILEQLNGHIVIIKGNHDSRALFKYLAAHNPVLSDGKPKYEFEDVGRIIKANHHQFFLTHYPMMFGQTPSSINLHGHIHHTMVPIPENINVGVDSTDLDYLMADERPVWSTPLNFNEIETIIQRKHDDFAKRR, translated from the coding sequence ATGGAATTTTTTACTTCAGATACGCATTTCTTCCATGAGGAACTATTGCAAAGCAACAATTTTGCACCACGTCCATTCGACTTTTTGGCCGATGAACACCCTGCAATGATTAAGGCATGGAATGATCGTGTCGGGGAAACAGACACCGTGTACCACTTGGGTGATATTGCGATGGTCAATCATGTGCGACCTGCGCGTAAGGGTCACGAAATGATTGCTGAAATTTTGGAACAACTGAATGGACACATTGTGATTATCAAGGGAAACCACGACTCACGTGCATTGTTCAAGTACTTGGCTGCCCACAACCCAGTGTTGTCTGATGGTAAGCCAAAGTATGAATTTGAGGATGTTGGTCGCATTATCAAAGCGAACCACCACCAATTTTTCTTGACGCACTACCCAATGATGTTTGGCCAAACGCCAAGCAGCATTAACTTACACGGTCACATTCACCACACAATGGTACCAATTCCTGAAAACATCAACGTTGGTGTGGACAGTACTGATTTGGATTACCTGATGGCAGATGAGCGTCCGGTCTGGAGTACGCCACTCAATTTCAATGAGATTGAGACGATTATTCAACGCAAGCACGATGATTTTGCAAAGCGGAGGTAA
- a CDS encoding phosphoesterase, protein MALEYVVYYRGNLAAGFDYIYAKQTDQHAFYLRVPAEMKTFAEITDATFDFSRTNADEIMTDDKRRPFASMWQDVSFQWPNIERRLMEILPTWQPEYRGVVTDKTDEWGVRVKFTEQPDELRFVGYNDFPTDFELFEKWIKSYEGGRLR, encoded by the coding sequence ATGGCATTAGAATACGTTGTTTATTATCGCGGTAATTTAGCAGCTGGGTTCGATTACATCTATGCCAAGCAGACTGACCAGCACGCTTTTTATTTGCGTGTGCCGGCTGAAATGAAGACGTTTGCTGAAATTACGGATGCAACGTTTGATTTTTCACGCACGAATGCAGATGAAATCATGACTGATGATAAGCGTCGTCCGTTTGCGTCAATGTGGCAAGATGTCTCGTTCCAATGGCCAAATATTGAACGTCGACTAATGGAAATTTTGCCAACTTGGCAACCGGAATATCGTGGGGTTGTGACTGACAAAACTGATGAATGGGGTGTTCGCGTCAAGTTTACCGAGCAACCAGATGAATTACGTTTTGTTGGGTATAATGATTTTCCGACAGATTTTGAGTTATTTGAGAAGTGGATTAAGAGTTATGAAGGCGGTCGACTCCGCTAA
- a CDS encoding M24 family metallopeptidase produces MNTRIENVRRLFEPLGIDGLIIANGTNMRYLTGFEGGTGDGLVLIGRENAALITDARYEEEYRERLDEGVQLLVTRDYWGVAMAAAKRFKIENLGFEDTLPFRDFDYLDENFVGVDIAPVPALLEAIREVKDTDELAKLRRSAEVAVEAFNEMIPQLHIGMTERQVANLLDRIIKEKGADKPSFDTIVASGYRGALPHGTYSDKAIKAGDLVTIDFGYFVDGYTSDITRTLAFGELDDESKTIYDVVLKAQRATIDAVKPGVADSDLDKVARDIITEAGYGKEYNHSTGHGIGLDIHEGPVLSASSPAEDIVREGMLLTIEPGIYVAGKGGVRIEDDVIVTADGFENLTAGIPTDLIVIDK; encoded by the coding sequence ATGAACACACGAATTGAAAATGTCCGTCGCTTGTTCGAACCATTGGGAATTGATGGTTTGATCATCGCCAACGGCACAAACATGCGTTACTTGACTGGCTTCGAAGGCGGAACTGGGGATGGCTTGGTTTTGATTGGTCGTGAAAACGCCGCTTTGATTACCGATGCCCGTTACGAAGAAGAATACCGCGAACGCCTAGATGAGGGTGTTCAATTGTTGGTTACCCGTGACTACTGGGGTGTTGCGATGGCAGCAGCCAAGCGTTTTAAGATTGAAAACTTGGGCTTCGAAGATACGTTGCCATTCCGTGACTTCGATTACTTGGATGAAAACTTTGTCGGCGTTGATATCGCGCCCGTACCAGCTTTGCTTGAGGCAATTCGCGAAGTGAAGGATACTGATGAATTGGCTAAGTTGCGTCGTTCAGCTGAGGTTGCCGTTGAAGCGTTCAACGAGATGATTCCACAATTGCACATTGGTATGACGGAACGTCAAGTGGCCAACTTGCTTGATCGTATCATCAAGGAGAAGGGTGCTGATAAGCCATCATTCGACACGATTGTCGCATCTGGTTACCGTGGTGCTTTGCCTCACGGAACATACTCAGATAAGGCTATCAAAGCTGGTGACTTGGTGACAATTGACTTTGGTTACTTTGTTGATGGGTACACGTCAGACATTACACGTACGTTGGCATTTGGTGAGTTGGATGACGAGTCAAAAACTATTTATGATGTTGTCCTAAAGGCGCAACGTGCCACAATTGATGCCGTAAAGCCAGGTGTTGCAGATTCAGATTTGGATAAGGTTGCCCGCGACATTATCACAGAAGCCGGTTACGGTAAGGAATACAACCACTCAACGGGTCACGGTATTGGTTTGGACATTCACGAAGGCCCTGTTTTGTCAGCAAGTTCACCTGCCGAAGACATCGTTCGCGAAGGCATGTTGTTGACGATTGAGCCTGGTATTTACGTCGCTGGTAAGGGTGGCGTACGTATCGAAGATGATGTGATTGTCACGGCTGACGGATTCGAGAATTTGACGGCGGGCATTCCAACTGACTTGATTGTGATTGATAAGTAA
- the menC gene encoding o-succinylbenzoate synthase — MRIEQIELRPLTLRLTQPFKTAHDVTYDRPLTLIAITADGVTGYGDVQSFIDRSYAPESQAESLAEIERLVPMLLGEDFATPVDMANWLAAHSNLSFAKAGLEMAFYDAYGKATHQSFQQMIGGTVSEIAVGIAIGIADTEMALMTSVENAVNQGYRRIKLKIDSQTDLEMLKTVISQFPNQQFSVDANASWQPTDFARLQQLEGAGIFMIEQPFATNAWQAHQEAQAKLQMHISLDESLNDLADVERALADQTADAFTIKQAKIGGITAAKTAIELSLADNKLPWLGGMLSSGLGRAVDAALASLPGANVIPSDNSQADRYFEQDIILHAPVLDAGQLPVPTAPGIGVTLDWDAINSLQAQPTKIFRA, encoded by the coding sequence ATGCGGATTGAACAAATCGAACTACGCCCATTGACGTTGCGCTTGACCCAACCATTTAAAACCGCCCATGACGTGACATATGATCGACCTCTAACGTTGATTGCTATAACGGCGGATGGTGTGACTGGGTATGGGGATGTGCAATCGTTTATCGATCGTAGCTATGCCCCAGAGTCACAAGCTGAGTCGCTTGCTGAAATCGAACGCCTTGTGCCTATGCTGTTAGGCGAAGATTTTGCAACGCCGGTAGATATGGCCAATTGGTTAGCTGCGCATTCAAACCTGTCATTTGCGAAAGCTGGTCTTGAAATGGCCTTTTATGATGCTTATGGCAAAGCGACGCACCAATCGTTTCAACAAATGATTGGTGGTACGGTATCTGAAATTGCGGTGGGGATTGCGATAGGCATTGCGGATACTGAGATGGCATTGATGACGTCAGTCGAGAATGCTGTGAACCAAGGCTACCGACGGATTAAGTTGAAGATTGATTCGCAAACGGATTTAGAAATGTTAAAAACAGTCATTAGTCAATTTCCGAATCAGCAATTTTCAGTTGATGCCAATGCGTCATGGCAACCAACTGATTTTGCTCGACTCCAGCAATTGGAAGGGGCGGGCATTTTCATGATTGAGCAACCATTTGCAACTAACGCATGGCAGGCGCATCAAGAAGCACAAGCTAAGTTGCAAATGCACATTAGTTTGGATGAATCCTTGAATGATTTAGCTGATGTAGAGCGTGCGTTAGCCGATCAAACGGCGGACGCGTTTACAATCAAGCAAGCAAAAATCGGTGGGATTACAGCTGCAAAAACGGCCATCGAGCTGTCGCTAGCCGATAATAAACTGCCTTGGCTTGGCGGTATGCTAAGTTCTGGTTTAGGACGCGCGGTTGATGCGGCATTAGCCAGCTTGCCGGGAGCTAATGTGATTCCTAGCGATAATTCGCAGGCGGACCGTTACTTTGAGCAGGATATTATTTTGCATGCGCCAGTGTTAGATGCGGGTCAGTTACCAGTGCCGACTGCACCAGGAATCGGTGTGACACTCGATTGGGACGCAATTAACAGTTTGCAAGCTCAACCAACGAAAATATTTAGAGCATAA
- the menH gene encoding 2-succinyl-6-hydroxy-2,4-cyclohexadiene-1-carboxylate synthase: MDKLVLVNDYPYHVRIEGDGAPTWLFFHGFMGSFADYEQVQPVGTRIYLDLLGFSGQTPIVSAERFDATNQALDIVAILDTLGVDKVNLVGYSMGARLALAFANQFPERLQRLFLESGTAGIADQTDREARVASDEQKADRIERDGMDAFVADWEKLPLFASQQNASAEQQAFMHEQRVNQTATNVANSLRGFGTGAMPNYWPELANLQVPVVLITGSDDAKFTVINDRMAEALPSVARVAVANAGHNVHFEQPTTVTNILMEYADDAD, encoded by the coding sequence ATGGATAAGCTGGTACTGGTAAACGATTATCCCTATCACGTGCGTATTGAAGGTGATGGTGCACCAACGTGGTTATTTTTCCACGGATTCATGGGGAGCTTTGCGGATTACGAACAAGTGCAACCGGTTGGTACGCGCATTTACTTGGACCTATTAGGGTTCAGTGGGCAAACGCCGATTGTGTCAGCAGAGCGCTTTGATGCAACTAACCAAGCCCTTGATATCGTGGCCATCTTAGATACATTGGGTGTTGATAAGGTGAACTTGGTGGGCTATTCAATGGGCGCACGTCTAGCGTTGGCCTTTGCAAACCAATTTCCTGAACGACTCCAGCGGTTGTTCCTAGAAAGCGGGACGGCGGGGATTGCAGATCAAACTGACCGTGAAGCACGTGTGGCAAGTGATGAGCAAAAGGCTGATCGAATTGAGCGCGATGGTATGGATGCCTTTGTCGCTGACTGGGAAAAGCTGCCACTCTTCGCGAGTCAGCAAAATGCGTCCGCTGAACAACAAGCGTTTATGCACGAGCAACGCGTTAACCAAACGGCGACCAACGTGGCCAATTCGTTGCGCGGTTTTGGTACTGGCGCTATGCCTAACTATTGGCCAGAGTTGGCTAATTTGCAGGTGCCGGTGGTGCTAATTACTGGTAGTGATGATGCTAAGTTTACGGTGATTAACGACCGAATGGCTGAAGCACTGCCGAGTGTTGCACGCGTAGCGGTTGCCAATGCTGGACACAATGTTCATTTTGAACAACCCACTACGGTAACGAACATACTAATGGAGTATGCCGACGATGCGGATTGA
- the menD gene encoding 2-succinyl-5-enolpyruvyl-6-hydroxy-3-cyclohexene-1-carboxylic-acid synthase: MNEILTRNIKHLLTSLVIQGVHDFVVSPGSRTTPFALLLAEMQVVRDDVRVTVDVDERSAAFFALGMAKAMHKPVALLATSGTATANYLPAIMEAHISHVPLIALTTDRPEELQEIGAPQTVNQANMYGDNTKAFSALQMQDDHTDVTAYIDYHVQQLVATATTAPAGPVQINLPLRKPLMPDLGEAWPTVTEQIITVGTMRADEATVAMLANKLRDEKALLLVGPDETGWQAEKFATLAEHFQTPMLADVLSNVRPSDAAINGIDALLEAGALDDALVPDVAVRFGGTPVSARVVAWLRDKQVQVIQVGVNHAGHDHSRQTTTTLAVDEMALVDDLLATDGRTENDYLTQWQTVKQTLATAIATTAMSEVALPGVMAAVPADSQVFIANSMPIRDMDNYFMPAANVHVMANRGANGIDGTVSSAFGMAMNGKPTTFLTGDLTLFHDMNGLMMAHQANLAMTIVVVNNNGGGIFSFLPQAAAKDYFEPMFGTPLALSVEKIAALYDADYHLATSQDDLRELLAQPATSLRLIEVQSTRVQNVAEHDAVLAKIREAFNG, encoded by the coding sequence ATGAATGAAATTTTGACCCGAAACATTAAGCACTTATTGACCAGCTTGGTTATCCAAGGTGTACATGACTTCGTGGTATCACCAGGTTCACGTACGACGCCGTTCGCTTTGTTGCTTGCTGAAATGCAAGTTGTTCGTGATGACGTCCGTGTGACGGTGGATGTGGATGAGCGCTCAGCAGCTTTCTTTGCGCTCGGAATGGCCAAGGCAATGCACAAGCCAGTAGCTTTGTTAGCGACATCAGGAACGGCAACGGCCAATTACTTGCCAGCAATCATGGAAGCGCACATTTCACACGTGCCCTTGATTGCGTTGACGACTGATCGACCAGAAGAGTTACAAGAAATTGGCGCGCCGCAAACGGTCAACCAAGCTAATATGTATGGCGACAACACAAAGGCATTTAGTGCGTTGCAAATGCAAGATGACCACACTGATGTGACAGCGTACATCGATTACCATGTCCAACAACTGGTTGCTACGGCGACGACTGCACCAGCTGGACCAGTTCAAATTAACTTGCCATTACGTAAGCCGTTGATGCCTGATTTAGGCGAAGCGTGGCCAACCGTGACTGAACAAATCATTACGGTTGGCACGATGCGTGCTGACGAAGCGACTGTTGCAATGCTTGCGAACAAGCTGCGCGATGAAAAGGCACTGCTATTAGTGGGACCTGATGAGACGGGGTGGCAAGCTGAAAAGTTTGCAACCTTGGCTGAGCACTTCCAAACGCCGATGTTGGCAGATGTCTTGAGTAACGTGCGTCCAAGTGACGCAGCTATTAATGGTATTGATGCTTTGCTTGAAGCTGGTGCGCTTGATGACGCACTCGTACCTGATGTCGCTGTTCGCTTTGGTGGGACACCAGTTTCAGCCCGTGTTGTTGCTTGGCTACGTGACAAGCAGGTACAGGTGATTCAAGTCGGGGTTAACCATGCTGGTCACGACCACTCGCGCCAAACAACGACAACGTTGGCCGTTGATGAAATGGCCTTGGTCGATGATTTGTTGGCGACCGATGGACGTACTGAGAACGATTACCTCACACAATGGCAAACGGTTAAGCAAACGCTGGCAACAGCAATTGCAACGACTGCAATGTCTGAAGTTGCCTTGCCTGGTGTGATGGCGGCTGTTCCAGCTGATAGCCAAGTATTCATAGCGAATTCAATGCCAATTCGTGACATGGATAACTACTTTATGCCAGCTGCGAATGTGCATGTGATGGCAAACCGTGGGGCTAACGGCATTGATGGGACAGTCTCATCGGCCTTTGGTATGGCGATGAACGGCAAGCCAACGACATTCTTGACGGGTGATTTGACGCTCTTCCATGATATGAATGGGTTGATGATGGCTCATCAAGCCAACTTGGCGATGACGATTGTGGTTGTTAATAACAATGGTGGTGGGATCTTCTCGTTCTTGCCCCAAGCAGCGGCAAAGGATTACTTCGAGCCGATGTTCGGTACACCGTTGGCTTTGTCGGTTGAGAAGATTGCTGCCCTTTACGATGCGGACTATCACTTGGCAACGTCACAAGATGATTTGCGTGAGTTGCTTGCACAACCTGCAACATCACTTCGTTTGATTGAAGTGCAAAGTACGCGTGTGCAAAACGTTGCCGAACACGATGCGGTGTTGGCCAAGATTCGTGAGGCGTTCAATGGATAA